Proteins encoded within one genomic window of Pirellulales bacterium:
- the ppk1 gene encoding polyphosphate kinase 1 codes for MIGRPFLAEHFMNRELSWLEFNARVLEEAFDESNPLLERVKFLSIFSSNLDEFFMVRVAGLREQAFGDGAPQDYSPDGMRPLAQLQAIAKRTQELVADQYRCWCDHVMPALAGQGIRLLAHDQLSPEQTDALDRFFRDRAYPILTPMAVDPAHPSPRYHNRGLYLVSKLRRASGLGPRNLFAVVQLPTVLPRLVPLSAEDAHDFILLEDAVAARLPDLFGGFEVQAWTTFRITRDSDIDLLEQESDDMLRLIEARLKARQRGQAVRLEVSASGDPELIDTIIESEEIRDGSLDAYSEVYRVNGPVDLTGMSGLLDLADFEELRDPPFSPRIPRGLRQRRGEDIFTRIANRDILLHHPYDSFDSVVEFVSRAANDPKVLAIKQTLYRTSGDSPITRALMLAAENGKHVTALVELKARFDEANNVSWARQLERAGVHVVFGFLDLKTHCKLSLVVRQEGGVLRRYAHLGTGNYNPTTALIYTDLGLFTADPDTTEDASALFNLLTGYSQGHAWRKLVVAPEDLQERTVELINEQADRARQGRPSRIFAKLNALADHRVIEALYLASQAGVPIDLVVRGICCLRPGVPGISENIRVVSIVDRFLEHSRVYVFSPDDEAQVFLASADWMPRNFYRRVEVMFPIEAAESKERILKELIPAYLHDNVKARLLLPEGTHRRLHPAPGDTRFRCQEELLRTWSVGGPGEDTLKTNGLISAGQASLPA; via the coding sequence GTGATCGGCCGTCCGTTTCTCGCCGAACACTTCATGAATCGCGAGTTGAGCTGGCTGGAGTTCAACGCGCGGGTGCTCGAGGAAGCGTTCGACGAGAGCAATCCGCTCTTGGAGCGGGTCAAGTTCCTGTCGATCTTTTCGTCGAACCTCGACGAGTTTTTCATGGTTCGCGTCGCGGGCTTGCGAGAGCAGGCCTTTGGCGACGGGGCTCCGCAGGATTACTCGCCCGACGGCATGCGGCCGCTCGCCCAGTTGCAGGCCATCGCCAAGCGAACCCAGGAACTCGTGGCGGACCAGTACCGCTGCTGGTGCGACCACGTCATGCCCGCCCTGGCCGGGCAGGGCATTCGCTTGCTGGCCCACGATCAGCTCTCACCCGAACAGACCGATGCCCTCGATCGCTTCTTCCGCGATCGGGCGTACCCGATTCTCACGCCGATGGCCGTTGACCCGGCACATCCCAGCCCGCGCTACCACAACCGCGGCTTGTACCTGGTGAGCAAGCTGCGCCGCGCCTCGGGCTTGGGGCCGCGCAACCTGTTCGCGGTGGTGCAGTTGCCCACGGTCCTGCCGCGCCTGGTGCCGCTCTCGGCCGAAGACGCGCACGATTTCATCCTCTTGGAGGACGCCGTCGCCGCGCGGCTGCCCGACTTGTTCGGCGGGTTCGAAGTGCAGGCCTGGACCACGTTCCGCATTACGCGCGATAGCGATATCGACCTGCTCGAGCAGGAATCGGACGACATGCTGCGGCTGATCGAGGCCCGGCTCAAGGCGCGGCAACGCGGCCAGGCGGTGCGGCTCGAGGTCTCGGCCTCGGGCGACCCGGAGCTGATCGACACGATCATCGAGTCGGAAGAAATCCGCGACGGCTCGCTCGACGCCTACAGCGAGGTTTACCGCGTCAACGGGCCCGTCGACTTGACTGGCATGAGCGGGCTGCTCGACCTGGCAGATTTTGAAGAGTTGCGCGATCCACCGTTCAGCCCGCGAATTCCCCGGGGTTTGCGTCAACGCCGGGGCGAAGACATTTTCACGCGCATCGCAAACCGCGACATCCTGCTGCACCATCCGTACGACTCGTTCGACAGCGTGGTCGAGTTTGTCAGCCGCGCGGCGAACGATCCGAAGGTGCTGGCCATCAAGCAGACGCTGTACCGCACCAGCGGCGATTCGCCGATCACCCGGGCGCTGATGCTAGCCGCCGAGAACGGCAAACACGTCACGGCCCTGGTCGAGCTCAAGGCCCGTTTCGACGAGGCCAACAATGTGAGCTGGGCGCGCCAATTGGAGCGCGCCGGCGTGCACGTGGTGTTTGGCTTCTTGGACCTGAAAACACACTGCAAGCTGTCGCTCGTCGTCCGGCAGGAGGGTGGCGTCTTGCGGCGGTATGCCCACTTGGGCACCGGCAATTACAACCCGACGACGGCCCTGATCTACACGGACCTGGGCCTGTTCACGGCCGATCCCGACACGACCGAAGACGCCTCGGCGTTGTTCAACCTGTTGACGGGTTACTCACAGGGCCATGCCTGGCGCAAATTGGTGGTCGCGCCCGAAGATCTGCAGGAGCGCACGGTCGAACTCATCAATGAGCAGGCCGATCGGGCCCGCCAAGGCCGCCCGTCGCGAATCTTCGCCAAGCTCAACGCGCTGGCCGATCATCGCGTGATCGAGGCGCTCTACCTGGCCAGCCAGGCCGGAGTGCCGATTGACCTGGTCGTCCGCGGCATCTGCTGCCTGCGGCCCGGAGTTCCGGGAATCTCCGAGAACATCCGCGTCGTCAGCATCGTGGATCGCTTCTTGGAACACAGCCGGGTCTACGTGTTCAGCCCGGACGACGAGGCCCAGGTGTTCCTGGCCAGCGCCGACTGGATGCCGCGCAACTTCTATCGCCGCGTCGAGGTGATGTTTCCGATCGAGGCCGCCGAATCGAAGGAGCGGATCCTCAAGGAGTTGATCCCCGCCTATCTGCACGACAACGTCAAGGCGCGGCTGCTGCTGCCCGAGGGGACGCATCGCCGGCTGCATCCGGCGCCCGGCGATACGCGATTTCGCTGCCAGGAAGAACTGCTGCGCACTTGGAGCGTCGGCGGTCCGGGCGAAGACACGCTCAAGACCAACGGGCTGATCTCCGCCGGGCAGGCTTCGTTGCCGGCCTGA
- a CDS encoding CehA/McbA family metallohydrolase: MHLLLRRPSWLVFTLATAFTLQSRPEWAAASGGQLLLEIVDRDTGKPVACRIHLVNEAGKPRKVNKLPFWHDHFACPGKVLLNLPKGAYRFTIEHGPEYVVRSGHFTIEDFADDEQHVDLQRICDMSSEGWWSGDFELHRADRELPLIVAAEDLQLLVCGDGNQSDASRQTAEPPIIERLCGRDSSGGGQLLLLRGAAFSVPVAKHEQPSSLEVIRAFRDGNPQAWVDAATISGWDLPLWLAHQAIDSVQLAPQQLGRDRMGADMPGTRPRDNQRLPGNWGAGLWSQEIYYHLLNCGFRLPPTAASGSGESSNPPGYNRVYVYLGPEFSRDAWWEALRAGRCMVTNGPLLRPLVAGQRPGHVFQAPAGGAVDLDVNLKLSTRDKIEYLEIVKNGLVERSVRLDEFAKSGELPPLSFEESGWFLIRVATQVEATYRFATTAPYYVEIGDVPHRVSRASAEFFLAWARERLARLRAIKPALPAETIALHETTVDFWTHRVDTANAP; this comes from the coding sequence ATGCATCTGCTGCTCCGACGCCCATCCTGGCTGGTTTTCACCTTGGCTACGGCATTCACGCTCCAATCGCGGCCCGAATGGGCTGCCGCGAGCGGCGGTCAATTGCTGCTGGAAATCGTTGATCGCGATACCGGCAAACCGGTCGCCTGCCGGATTCACCTGGTGAACGAAGCAGGAAAGCCGCGCAAGGTGAACAAGCTTCCCTTTTGGCACGATCACTTCGCCTGCCCCGGCAAGGTGCTGCTCAACCTGCCCAAGGGCGCCTATCGCTTCACCATCGAGCATGGGCCGGAATACGTCGTGCGATCCGGCCATTTCACCATCGAAGATTTTGCCGACGACGAACAGCATGTCGACTTGCAGCGGATTTGCGATATGTCGAGCGAGGGCTGGTGGTCGGGCGATTTCGAGCTGCACCGCGCCGATCGCGAGCTGCCGCTGATCGTGGCGGCCGAGGACCTGCAACTGCTCGTTTGCGGCGACGGGAATCAGTCCGACGCGTCGCGCCAGACCGCGGAGCCGCCGATCATCGAGCGGCTGTGCGGCCGCGATTCATCGGGGGGCGGCCAGTTGCTGCTCTTGCGCGGCGCGGCGTTCAGCGTCCCCGTTGCAAAACACGAGCAGCCTTCGTCGCTCGAAGTGATCCGCGCGTTTCGAGACGGCAACCCGCAGGCCTGGGTCGATGCCGCGACGATTTCAGGCTGGGATCTGCCGCTGTGGCTGGCGCACCAGGCCATCGATTCGGTGCAGCTTGCGCCGCAGCAATTGGGCCGCGACCGTATGGGAGCCGACATGCCGGGAACGCGTCCGCGCGACAACCAGCGGCTGCCGGGGAACTGGGGGGCCGGGCTGTGGTCGCAGGAAATCTACTATCACTTGCTCAATTGCGGCTTTCGTCTGCCGCCGACGGCCGCCAGCGGATCGGGTGAATCGTCGAACCCGCCGGGCTACAACCGCGTGTACGTTTACCTGGGCCCCGAGTTTTCGCGCGACGCCTGGTGGGAGGCCCTGCGCGCGGGACGGTGCATGGTGACCAACGGCCCGCTGCTGCGGCCGCTGGTCGCGGGGCAACGCCCCGGCCACGTGTTTCAGGCCCCGGCCGGCGGTGCGGTCGACCTCGACGTCAATCTGAAGCTCTCGACCCGCGACAAGATCGAGTATCTTGAAATCGTCAAGAATGGACTGGTCGAACGGTCCGTGCGGCTGGACGAATTTGCCAAATCGGGCGAACTACCGCCGCTGAGTTTCGAAGAGAGCGGTTGGTTCCTGATCCGCGTCGCGACACAGGTCGAAGCGACCTATCGCTTCGCCACGACGGCCCCGTACTACGTCGAGATTGGCGACGTGCCACACCGCGTGAGCCGGGCATCGGCCGAGTTTTTTCTCGCCTGGGCGCGGGAACGCCTCGCGCGGCTGCGCGCGATCAAGCCGGCACTGCCCGCCGAGACGATCGCCCTGCACGAGACGACCGTCGACTTTTGGACCCACCGCGTCGACACGGCCAACGCCCCCTGA
- a CDS encoding triphosphoribosyl-dephospho-CoA synthase, with translation MAAISNPNRPEGESPATVPSLGQLATLASLMEVTAAKPGNVHRGADFDDVSFFEFAAGAIALGPVFELARERSLGETVLAAVRATAALVATNTNLGTILLLAPLAKASRSDDLHAGVRRVLESLTPDDAARVYLAIREAAAGGLGRVGQADVAGEPPADLVAAMPLAAERDLVARQYANGFAEVFDHVVPDLQFGLQQGICPADAIVFAHVRAMSRWPDSLIARKCGVAVAEQAARLAGQVLQAGPPGDEDYERALGDLDFWLRSDHHRRNPGTTADLLAAGLFVLLRQGTLTAPWRFYRPFVKQDAEEQRA, from the coding sequence ATGGCCGCAATTTCAAATCCCAATCGGCCCGAAGGGGAATCGCCGGCGACGGTCCCGTCACTCGGACAGCTGGCGACGTTGGCGAGCCTGATGGAGGTGACGGCCGCCAAGCCGGGCAACGTCCATCGCGGCGCCGACTTCGACGACGTCTCGTTCTTCGAGTTTGCCGCCGGAGCCATCGCGCTCGGGCCCGTCTTCGAGCTGGCCCGCGAGCGTTCGCTCGGCGAAACGGTGTTGGCCGCGGTTCGGGCCACCGCGGCACTCGTGGCGACCAACACGAACCTGGGCACCATCCTGCTGCTGGCCCCCCTGGCCAAGGCTTCAAGGTCGGACGACCTGCACGCCGGGGTGCGCCGGGTGCTCGAAAGCCTAACGCCTGACGACGCCGCGCGCGTGTACCTGGCCATTCGCGAGGCGGCGGCCGGCGGGCTGGGGCGCGTCGGCCAGGCCGACGTGGCGGGCGAGCCGCCGGCCGACCTGGTCGCCGCGATGCCGCTCGCCGCCGAGCGCGATCTCGTCGCGCGCCAGTACGCCAACGGATTCGCCGAGGTCTTCGACCACGTCGTGCCCGATCTGCAATTCGGCCTGCAGCAAGGCATCTGTCCGGCCGATGCGATCGTGTTCGCGCATGTCCGCGCGATGAGCCGCTGGCCCGACAGCCTGATCGCGCGCAAGTGCGGGGTGGCCGTGGCCGAGCAGGCAGCGCGGCTGGCCGGCCAAGTGTTGCAGGCCGGGCCACCGGGCGACGAAGATTATGAACGGGCGCTGGGCGATCTCGATTTCTGGCTGCGCAGCGATCACCATCGGCGCAATCCAGGGACCACGGCCGATCTGCTGGCGGCAGGGCTGTTTGTGCTCTTGCGGCAGGGCACGTTGACGGCGCCCTGGCGATTTTACCGGCCGTTTGTCAAGCAAGATGCCGAGGAGCAGAGAGCTTGA
- the yidD gene encoding membrane protein insertion efficiency factor YidD encodes MSRWLYLLRRVPVELLVLLVQLYQVTLSPILGGHCRFEPSCSHYFIGAVRKHGAVRGTLRGCWRILRCHPFSAGGYDPP; translated from the coding sequence ATGAGCCGCTGGCTCTACCTCTTGCGCCGCGTGCCGGTCGAGCTGCTGGTGCTGCTGGTGCAGCTTTACCAGGTCACGCTCAGCCCGATCCTGGGCGGACATTGCCGCTTTGAGCCGAGTTGCAGCCACTACTTCATCGGGGCGGTACGCAAGCACGGTGCTGTGCGCGGAACGCTGCGCGGGTGCTGGCGCATCCTTCGCTGTCATCCATTCAGCGCTGGCGGTTACGACCCGCCTTGA
- a CDS encoding J domain-containing protein produces MADDYYQVLELKRDAQPADIQKAYRRLARKYHPDLHPDDKEAKRKFQDVQKAFEVLNDPKKRELYDRYGASFEQMGQPGPGGPGGGTYTWTGGFPGGGAGGGSFEDVDLSQFFGERFAGGGAAGIGDLFGQFKRASGGRGRRRAPATEELRGADVRYEYEIPFQTSITGGEVTLSLERPDGRVEKLAVKIPAGIEEGKTIRLRGQGDPSPTGGPAGDLLLKVRVAAHPHFHRRGQNLHVKLPVSLAEAAAGGKVDVPTPRGVVSLRIPPGSTSGTRLRIKGHGVAAAGAAPGDLFAELLIALPRGLDDDDREALRRIAEKHPGDIRQELHW; encoded by the coding sequence ATGGCGGACGACTACTACCAGGTTCTCGAGTTGAAGCGCGACGCCCAGCCGGCGGACATCCAGAAGGCCTATCGGCGATTGGCGCGCAAGTACCACCCCGATCTGCATCCCGACGACAAGGAGGCCAAGCGCAAGTTCCAGGACGTGCAAAAGGCCTTCGAAGTGCTCAACGATCCGAAAAAGCGCGAACTGTATGACCGCTACGGGGCGTCGTTCGAGCAGATGGGTCAGCCGGGACCAGGCGGCCCCGGGGGCGGCACCTATACCTGGACGGGCGGTTTTCCCGGCGGCGGCGCGGGCGGCGGCTCGTTCGAAGACGTCGACCTGAGTCAATTCTTTGGTGAGCGATTCGCAGGCGGCGGTGCGGCAGGAATCGGCGACTTGTTCGGACAATTCAAACGCGCCTCGGGCGGACGCGGACGGCGCCGGGCACCGGCCACCGAAGAACTACGCGGCGCCGACGTCCGGTACGAATACGAAATCCCTTTTCAAACGTCGATCACCGGCGGCGAAGTCACCCTGTCGCTCGAGCGTCCGGACGGTCGCGTCGAAAAGCTGGCCGTCAAGATTCCGGCCGGCATCGAGGAAGGGAAGACCATTCGCCTCCGCGGTCAGGGCGATCCATCGCCGACCGGCGGGCCCGCCGGCGACTTGTTGCTCAAGGTGCGCGTCGCGGCGCATCCGCACTTTCATCGCCGTGGCCAGAATCTGCACGTCAAACTTCCCGTCTCGCTGGCCGAGGCGGCCGCCGGCGGAAAAGTCGATGTGCCGACGCCGCGCGGGGTCGTCTCGTTGCGCATTCCGCCGGGCAGCACCAGCGGGACCAGGCTCCGCATCAAGGGTCATGGCGTTGCCGCGGCAGGCGCCGCGCCGGGCGATCTGTTCGCCGAGTTGCTGATCGCCCTGCCCCGGGGTCTCGACGACGACGATCGCGAAGCGCTGCGCCGGATTGCCGAAAAACATCCCGGCGACATCCGTCAGGAGTTGCACTGGTGA
- a CDS encoding 6-pyruvoyl tetrahydropterin synthase family protein translates to MSEHYHVRVTKDYLVFSAAHFITFNGNVCERLHGHNYRVAAEVHGPLDENQYVVDFIALRDALRDIVAELDHRMLLPMHHPSIRVAAGPNEVTVTFQDRRWVFPLDDCVLLPVANTTAELLARHVGGKLREVIERTTRHTYPTYRVEVDECNGQLGVWTWRAD, encoded by the coding sequence TTGAGCGAGCATTACCACGTCCGTGTGACGAAGGACTACCTGGTCTTCTCCGCGGCCCACTTCATCACGTTCAACGGCAACGTCTGCGAGCGGCTGCACGGACACAATTACCGGGTTGCCGCCGAGGTGCACGGACCGCTCGACGAGAATCAATATGTCGTCGACTTCATCGCCTTGCGCGATGCTTTGCGCGATATCGTGGCCGAACTCGATCACCGGATGCTGCTGCCGATGCACCATCCGAGCATCCGCGTGGCCGCCGGCCCGAACGAGGTGACGGTGACTTTCCAAGATCGCCGCTGGGTGTTTCCGCTCGACGACTGCGTGCTGTTGCCGGTGGCCAATACAACGGCCGAACTACTCGCCCGGCATGTCGGAGGTAAGCTCCGCGAGGTGATTGAGCGGACGACGAGGCACACGTACCCTACGTACCGGGTCGAGGTCGACGAATGCAACGGTCAGCTTGGCGTTTGGACGTGGCGCGCCGACTGA
- the rnpA gene encoding ribonuclease P protein component, protein MTTARFLARHRLRHGALYQRVYRQRNVVSHGPVVVYGNCNELPYPRLGLSVSRRVGNAVARNRWKRLVREAFRLELARLPQGIDLVVVAKGPQPPELSVLRETLVRLAAKLARRLAKEAP, encoded by the coding sequence ATGACGACGGCCCGATTTCTGGCTCGACATCGCCTGCGGCACGGCGCCCTGTATCAGCGCGTGTACCGGCAGCGCAACGTGGTTTCGCACGGACCGGTCGTCGTTTACGGCAACTGCAATGAATTGCCGTATCCGCGATTGGGATTGAGCGTCTCGCGACGAGTCGGCAATGCCGTGGCGCGCAATCGTTGGAAGCGGCTGGTGCGCGAGGCGTTCCGGCTGGAGCTGGCACGGCTGCCGCAGGGCATCGACCTGGTGGTCGTCGCCAAAGGCCCGCAGCCCCCCGAACTGTCCGTGCTCCGCGAAACGCTCGTGCGCCTGGCTGCGAAGCTGGCGCGGCGGCTGGCCAAGGAGGCGCCATGA
- a CDS encoding flagellar basal body P-ring protein FlgI encodes MMPLRAVLAIALIGLCGCTPWAVRSQSPEEDLEALMDSPDLVGDLAVATGTSPVRVEAVSLVTGLEGTGGDPPPSHQRAALISEMQTRGVPHPNRVLESRDTAIVLVRAYLRPGIQKGDRFDIEIRSPSGASTTSLRNGWLMETRLKELQIINDTIHDGHVLALAEGPLLVDPGAKAKDGENVLRARVLSGGVALKSRPLGLVLKPDHRTVRNSALIGKVLDRRFHTYTAGIKMGVAKPKTDEYIELAMHPRYKDNLERYLDVVRSVPLSESAAERLERIEVLERQLLDPVSAKTAALRLEAIGREAIETLRKGLDVADPEVHFYSAEALAYLDDRTACPMLADVAKNEPAFRVYALTALSSMEDVAAFEALSSLLDVPSAETRYGAFRALWAMDASHPLVKGDDLDGKFHLHVLDSAGPPMIHLTRSYRAEVVLFGHGARFELPVVIEAGKHILIKGESGGDVLTISRFAVDEPDQKRQVSPNVEEVIRAVVELGGTYPDVVEMLMAARGKRALNCRVEVDALPQGGRTYDRSWPSFDEESSPEEGSGDGLDTLAATAESGAEVAPVEDRRKLPLLYRGGEDWNESDDSDGSDQAFDQEEPEKPRRPWEGLFGRIGKKRPG; translated from the coding sequence ATGATGCCGTTACGCGCCGTTCTCGCCATCGCTTTGATCGGGCTGTGCGGATGCACGCCGTGGGCCGTGCGTTCGCAAAGTCCCGAGGAAGATCTCGAAGCGCTGATGGACAGCCCCGATCTGGTGGGCGACCTGGCCGTCGCGACCGGAACCAGCCCCGTTCGCGTCGAAGCGGTCAGCCTGGTGACCGGCTTGGAAGGCACCGGCGGTGATCCGCCGCCCTCGCATCAGCGCGCCGCGCTGATCTCCGAGATGCAAACGCGCGGTGTCCCGCACCCGAACCGCGTGCTCGAATCGCGCGACACCGCCATCGTGCTGGTCCGCGCCTATCTGCGCCCCGGCATTCAAAAGGGCGATCGCTTCGACATCGAAATCCGTTCGCCTTCGGGCGCAAGCACCACAAGCCTGCGCAACGGCTGGCTGATGGAGACACGGCTCAAAGAACTGCAGATCATCAACGACACCATCCACGACGGCCACGTCCTGGCACTGGCCGAGGGTCCGCTGCTCGTCGATCCGGGAGCGAAGGCCAAGGACGGCGAAAACGTCCTGCGGGCTCGCGTGCTAAGCGGAGGCGTCGCGCTCAAGTCGCGGCCGCTGGGGCTGGTGCTCAAGCCCGATCATCGCACCGTGCGCAACAGCGCGCTGATCGGCAAGGTTCTCGACCGGCGATTCCATACCTACACGGCCGGCATCAAGATGGGCGTCGCCAAGCCCAAGACCGACGAGTACATCGAGCTGGCGATGCACCCGCGGTACAAGGACAACCTGGAGCGATATCTCGACGTGGTGCGCAGCGTCCCATTGAGCGAATCGGCCGCCGAGCGGCTCGAGCGCATCGAGGTGCTCGAGCGGCAATTGCTCGACCCCGTGTCGGCGAAAACGGCCGCCCTCCGGCTCGAGGCCATCGGTCGCGAGGCGATTGAAACGCTGCGCAAGGGACTCGACGTGGCCGATCCCGAGGTGCATTTCTACTCGGCCGAGGCGCTCGCCTATCTCGACGATCGCACGGCCTGCCCGATGTTGGCCGACGTGGCCAAGAACGAGCCGGCGTTTCGCGTCTATGCCTTGACGGCGCTCAGTTCGATGGAAGACGTCGCAGCGTTCGAGGCCCTCAGTTCGCTGCTCGACGTGCCCAGCGCCGAAACACGCTATGGCGCCTTCCGTGCGCTGTGGGCCATGGACGCTTCGCACCCGCTCGTCAAGGGCGACGACCTCGACGGCAAATTCCATCTTCACGTGCTCGACTCGGCGGGCCCGCCGATGATTCACCTGACCCGCAGCTATCGGGCCGAGGTCGTGCTGTTCGGCCACGGCGCGCGATTCGAACTGCCCGTCGTGATCGAGGCCGGCAAGCACATCTTGATCAAAGGCGAATCGGGCGGCGACGTCCTGACGATCAGCCGCTTCGCCGTGGACGAGCCCGATCAGAAGCGACAGGTCTCGCCTAACGTCGAAGAGGTCATCCGGGCTGTGGTCGAGCTGGGCGGGACGTATCCGGACGTCGTCGAGATGCTTATGGCGGCTCGCGGCAAACGGGCCTTGAACTGCCGGGTCGAAGTCGACGCCCTGCCCCAGGGCGGCCGCACTTACGATCGCTCGTGGCCGTCGTTCGACGAAGAATCGTCGCCCGAAGAGGGGTCTGGCGATGGTCTGGACACCCTGGCCGCGACCGCGGAGTCCGGCGCCGAGGTGGCGCCGGTCGAAGACCGGCGAAAGCTGCCCCTGCTGTACCGCGGCGGGGAGGATTGGAACGAATCCGATGACAGCGACGGTTCGGACCAGGCTTTCGACCAGGAGGAGCCCGAAAAGCCAAGGCGACCTTGGGAGGGGCTCTTTGGTAGAATCGGGAAGAAGCGGCCGGGCTAG